From a region of the Dissulfurirhabdus thermomarina genome:
- a CDS encoding DUF5714 domain-containing protein → MDRTYDADALPEGRHRTKGPPMPQSAPRRWTRLVFDQTPVYVLGDGPDWFVPNPAADRMLQDLIESGDPDRAAWNTAQRGEAPLGAALVRAHALLGQLRDDLAVPYPGRAGARRLDGLREIWFHLTDRCNLSCRHCLFAASPAAGRGIDPGLLRRLVAEARGLGCRLFYFTGGEPFVYPGFIEICGEILGADPEAHVVVLTNGLLAGERAAALARLPAGRLHLQVSVDGAPEHHEALRGRGTFSALEAALSRLTEAGLPVTLAMAVERSNAGDMPRVVEFAATRGISNVHYLWYFARGRGKARNFVPPEALFGHLEAAWAAGRKLGVRIDNVEILRSQVFAPPGSRFDLSNAGWESVAVGPDGHIYPTPALVGIPKLDAGTAAGGLEAAWRRSPVLEALRRASLADDPGLARNPLRFLVGGGDIDHSYVKGGSFVGHDPYLPLYERTVLRLITRAAAAQPPTVEAPAIRLRMGEILAGCRHDPSDVQLTHCNCVVALADETGHEPVRNFYGRAAEAPAEDIRNPVCYPEAEISHIPAAARVRSYGCGSPVMDADPRPGETVVDLGSGSGVECFIAARKVGPRGRVIGVDMTEAMLRLARGAEGAVAGALGYRNVEFREGFLEAVPVADAVADVVISNCVVNLSPDKRRTFAEIARILRPGGRLVFSDVVTDRPAPARLKNDEILRGECLAGAMVLGDLLGLLEALGFTAPVVRKRFFYREVGGFPFFSVTLEARRPADDAGTAEVFYAGPHPGLLLADGTVLRRGERRRIPGALAEAVTGADAGPFYVLDAAGGVANAAMVSTCGCGAGTPAEAASPAGGCCGAGAPAAATGGCCAPSPEPPGPAGAPGPVDEAGPTLATLRLGGVAVAGGEGASIRVAELRHNAGCMVCGAPLAYRPRSAEAACFYCGRTLATSAACERGHFVCDACHGTDAPEVVLGICRHTRETDMVRLLETVRRHPAVPVHGPEHHFIVPAVVTATYRNLGGELDEAAIGTAIARGREVPGGSCGFWGGCGAAIGVGIGFGVILESTPLTPAPRRDLQRVVADVLREIGEREAARCCQRESWIALRKAAELSRGLLPVPLRAEHRLACRQRRLNRECLGEDCPLWTP, encoded by the coding sequence ATGGATAGAACGTACGACGCCGACGCCCTCCCCGAAGGACGCCACCGGACGAAAGGACCGCCCATGCCGCAGAGCGCCCCGCGCCGCTGGACCCGCCTCGTCTTCGACCAGACGCCCGTCTACGTCCTGGGGGACGGCCCCGACTGGTTCGTCCCGAACCCCGCGGCGGACAGGATGCTCCAGGATCTCATCGAGTCGGGCGACCCGGACCGCGCCGCCTGGAACACCGCGCAGCGGGGCGAGGCCCCCCTCGGCGCCGCCCTGGTCCGGGCCCACGCCCTCCTCGGCCAGCTCCGGGACGACCTCGCCGTCCCCTACCCCGGCCGGGCCGGCGCCCGGCGGCTGGACGGGCTCCGCGAGATCTGGTTCCACCTCACCGACCGCTGCAACCTGAGCTGCCGCCACTGCCTCTTCGCCGCCTCGCCGGCGGCCGGCCGGGGCATCGACCCGGGCCTCCTCCGGCGCCTGGTCGCAGAGGCCCGGGGGCTCGGCTGCCGGCTCTTCTACTTCACCGGCGGCGAGCCCTTCGTCTACCCCGGCTTCATCGAGATCTGCGGGGAGATCCTGGGGGCCGACCCGGAGGCCCACGTGGTGGTGCTCACCAACGGGCTCCTGGCCGGGGAACGGGCGGCGGCGCTGGCACGGCTCCCGGCGGGACGCCTCCACCTCCAGGTGAGCGTGGACGGCGCCCCCGAACACCACGAGGCCCTTCGGGGCCGGGGCACCTTCTCGGCCCTCGAGGCGGCGCTCTCCCGCCTCACGGAGGCGGGCCTCCCGGTGACCCTGGCCATGGCCGTGGAACGATCCAACGCCGGGGACATGCCCCGGGTGGTGGAATTCGCCGCGACCCGCGGCATCTCCAACGTCCACTACCTCTGGTACTTCGCCCGCGGCCGGGGGAAGGCCCGGAACTTCGTCCCGCCGGAGGCGCTCTTCGGGCACCTGGAGGCGGCCTGGGCGGCCGGCCGCAAGCTCGGCGTCCGGATCGACAACGTGGAGATCCTCCGGTCCCAGGTCTTCGCCCCGCCCGGGAGCCGGTTCGACCTCAGCAACGCCGGCTGGGAGTCGGTGGCCGTGGGCCCGGACGGCCACATCTACCCCACGCCGGCCCTGGTGGGGATCCCGAAGCTCGACGCCGGCACCGCGGCCGGCGGCCTCGAGGCGGCCTGGCGCCGGAGCCCCGTCCTCGAGGCCCTCCGCCGGGCCAGCCTGGCGGACGACCCGGGGCTGGCCCGGAACCCGCTCCGGTTCCTGGTGGGGGGCGGCGACATCGACCACAGCTACGTCAAGGGCGGCTCCTTCGTGGGACACGACCCCTACCTCCCCCTCTACGAGCGGACGGTGCTCCGGCTCATCACCCGGGCGGCGGCCGCGCAGCCGCCCACCGTGGAGGCGCCGGCCATCCGGCTGCGGATGGGAGAGATCCTGGCCGGCTGCCGCCACGACCCCTCCGACGTCCAGCTCACCCACTGTAACTGCGTGGTCGCCCTGGCCGACGAGACGGGCCACGAGCCGGTCCGAAACTTCTACGGCCGGGCCGCCGAGGCCCCGGCGGAGGACATCCGCAACCCCGTCTGCTACCCGGAGGCCGAGATCTCCCACATCCCGGCGGCGGCCCGGGTGCGGTCCTACGGCTGCGGCAGCCCCGTGATGGACGCCGACCCGCGCCCGGGGGAGACCGTGGTGGACCTCGGCTCCGGAAGCGGCGTGGAGTGCTTCATCGCCGCGCGGAAGGTGGGCCCCCGGGGGCGGGTGATCGGGGTGGACATGACCGAGGCCATGCTGCGGCTGGCCCGCGGGGCGGAGGGCGCCGTGGCCGGGGCCCTCGGCTACCGGAACGTCGAGTTCCGGGAAGGATTCCTCGAGGCCGTCCCGGTGGCGGACGCCGTCGCGGACGTCGTGATCTCGAACTGCGTGGTGAACCTCTCCCCGGACAAGCGCCGGACCTTCGCCGAGATCGCCCGCATCCTGAGGCCCGGGGGGCGCCTCGTCTTCTCGGACGTGGTGACCGACCGGCCGGCCCCGGCCCGGCTCAAGAACGACGAGATCCTCCGGGGCGAGTGCCTGGCCGGGGCCATGGTGCTCGGCGACCTCCTGGGGCTCCTCGAGGCCCTGGGCTTTACGGCGCCCGTGGTCCGAAAGCGCTTCTTCTACCGGGAGGTCGGGGGCTTCCCCTTCTTCTCCGTGACGCTGGAGGCCCGGCGGCCGGCCGACGACGCCGGGACCGCCGAGGTGTTCTATGCCGGCCCGCACCCGGGGCTCCTCCTGGCGGACGGCACCGTCCTGCGGCGGGGGGAGCGGCGGCGCATCCCGGGCGCCCTGGCCGAAGCCGTCACCGGGGCCGATGCCGGCCCGTTCTACGTGCTCGACGCCGCCGGGGGCGTCGCCAACGCGGCCATGGTCTCCACCTGCGGCTGCGGCGCCGGCACGCCGGCGGAGGCGGCCTCGCCCGCCGGGGGCTGCTGCGGCGCCGGTGCACCGGCGGCGGCCACCGGCGGCTGCTGTGCGCCCTCCCCGGAACCGCCGGGGCCGGCAGGAGCGCCGGGCCCCGTGGACGAGGCGGGGCCGACCCTCGCCACCCTCCGTCTCGGCGGGGTCGCCGTCGCGGGGGGAGAAGGCGCCTCGATCCGCGTCGCCGAGCTCCGCCACAACGCCGGCTGCATGGTCTGCGGGGCGCCCCTCGCCTACCGGCCGCGCTCGGCCGAGGCCGCCTGCTTCTACTGCGGCCGCACCCTTGCCACCAGCGCCGCCTGCGAGCGCGGACACTTCGTCTGCGACGCCTGCCACGGGACCGACGCCCCGGAGGTGGTCCTGGGCATCTGCCGCCACACCCGCGAGACCGACATGGTGCGCCTCCTCGAGACCGTCCGGCGCCATCCCGCCGTCCCGGTGCACGGGCCGGAGCACCACTTCATCGTCCCGGCGGTGGTGACCGCCACCTACCGGAACCTCGGGGGCGAACTGGACGAGGCGGCCATCGGGACCGCCATCGCCCGGGGCCGCGAGGTTCCCGGGGGGAGCTGCGGCTTCTGGGGCGGCTGCGGCGCGGCCATCGGCGTGGGGATCGGCTTCGGCGTCATCCTCGAATCGACTCCCCTCACCCCGGCCCCCCGCCGCGACCTCCAGCGGGTGGTGGCGGACGTCCTCCGCGAGATCGGCGAGCGGGAAGCGGCCCGCTGCTGCCAGCGCGAGAGCTGGATCGCCCTCCGCAAGGCCGCGGAGCTCAGCCGCGGCCTCCTCCCGGTGCCGCTCCGGGCCGAGCACCGCCTCGCCTGCCGGCAGCGCCGCCTCAACCGGGAGTGTCTCGGCGAGGACTGCCCCCTGTGGACCCCGTGA
- a CDS encoding RluA family pseudouridine synthase translates to MPTPLVLYEDNHLLVLAKAPGVPTVPDRTGDPALLDLGRAYLKASRAKPGNVYLGVVHRLDRPVSGVVCFAVTSKAAARLARQFREGQVQKTYLALVEGRPPGESGRLRHALWKDRRRNRVRLFPPESAPAAAREARTRWRRLAELNGAVLLELTPETGRPHQLRAQCAAMGCPILGDLKYGAAAPLPDQSIALHARRLSFAHPTRGTRLEIEAPPPESPWWRAAAAARAR, encoded by the coding sequence ATGCCCACGCCCCTCGTCCTCTACGAGGACAACCATCTCCTCGTCCTGGCGAAGGCCCCCGGGGTCCCCACGGTGCCCGACCGGACCGGCGACCCCGCCCTCCTGGACCTCGGCCGCGCCTACCTCAAGGCCTCCCGGGCCAAGCCCGGAAACGTCTACCTCGGCGTGGTCCACCGGCTCGACCGGCCGGTCTCGGGCGTGGTCTGCTTCGCCGTCACCTCCAAGGCCGCCGCCCGCCTGGCCCGCCAGTTCCGGGAGGGCCAGGTGCAAAAGACCTACCTCGCCCTGGTCGAGGGCCGCCCCCCGGGAGAGAGCGGGCGCCTCCGCCATGCCCTCTGGAAGGACCGGCGGCGGAACCGCGTTCGCCTCTTCCCCCCGGAGTCGGCGCCGGCCGCCGCCCGGGAGGCCCGGACCCGGTGGCGCCGGCTGGCCGAGCTGAACGGCGCGGTGCTCCTCGAGCTGACCCCCGAGACCGGCCGCCCCCACCAGCTCCGGGCCCAGTGCGCCGCCATGGGCTGCCCGATCCTCGGCGACCTCAAGTACGGCGCCGCGGCGCCGCTGCCGGACCAGTCCATCGCCCTCCACGCCCGACGCCTCTCCTTCGCCCACCCCACCCGGGGGACGCGGCTCGAGATCGAGGCGCCGCCGCCGGAGAGCCCCTGGTGGCGGGCGGCGGCCGCCGCCCGGGCCCGCTGA
- the hisH gene encoding imidazole glycerol phosphate synthase subunit HisH, with translation MIAVIDYKAGNLASVARALRHLGHECRVTHDPDEIRRADRIVFPGVGAAEKAMADLRALGLDEVLREACRAGTPLLGICLGTQIIFEHSEEGGVDCLGLLPGVVRRFPSPLFDGDVRLKIPHMGWNTVRWRKTHPVFAGMDPGAAFYFVHSYYPDPADPDLVVGETDYGRTFAAAVARGRLVAVQFHPEKSGRPGLRILDNFCRWG, from the coding sequence ATGATCGCCGTCATCGACTACAAGGCCGGAAACCTCGCCAGCGTCGCCCGGGCGCTCCGCCACCTCGGGCACGAGTGCCGGGTCACCCACGACCCCGACGAGATCCGCCGGGCCGACCGCATCGTCTTTCCCGGCGTGGGGGCGGCGGAGAAGGCCATGGCGGATCTGCGGGCCCTGGGTCTCGACGAGGTGCTCCGGGAGGCCTGCCGGGCCGGGACGCCGCTTCTCGGCATCTGCCTGGGTACCCAGATCATCTTCGAGCACAGCGAGGAGGGCGGCGTGGACTGCCTGGGCCTGCTCCCGGGTGTGGTCCGCCGTTTCCCGTCGCCTCTCTTCGACGGGGACGTCCGGCTCAAGATCCCCCACATGGGCTGGAACACCGTCCGGTGGAGGAAGACGCACCCGGTCTTCGCCGGCATGGACCCGGGGGCCGCCTTCTACTTCGTCCACTCCTACTACCCGGACCCCGCCGATCCCGACCTGGTGGTGGGCGAGACGGACTACGGCCGCACCTTCGCCGCCGCCGTGGCGCGCGGGCGGCTCGTGGCCGTCCAGTTCCACCCCGAAAAAAGCGGCCGGCCGGGGCTCCGGATCCTCGACAACTTCTGCCGCTGGGGGTGA
- the hisF gene encoding imidazole glycerol phosphate synthase subunit HisF yields MLTKRIIPCLDVRDGRTTKGIKFKNNVDIGDPVAMARFYYEAGADELVFYDITASSDHRGIMIDVVRRTAEEIFIPFSVGGGIRTVDDMRAVLLAGAEKVSVNTAAVQNPQIIDEGARAFGSQCIVVGMDVKRVERSARIPSGYEIVIHGGRTYMGIDALEWAREAESRGAGEICLNSIDADGTQEGYEMTLTRLVTDAVNIPVIASGGAGRPEHLADVLTEAGADAALIASMTHYGTYTVAEIKNELHRRGIPVRLQW; encoded by the coding sequence ATGCTGACCAAGCGCATCATCCCCTGCCTCGACGTCCGCGACGGCCGCACCACCAAGGGCATCAAGTTCAAGAACAACGTGGATATCGGCGACCCGGTGGCCATGGCCCGCTTCTACTACGAGGCCGGGGCCGACGAGCTGGTCTTCTACGACATCACCGCCTCCAGCGACCACCGCGGCATCATGATCGACGTGGTCCGCCGGACCGCCGAGGAGATCTTCATCCCCTTCTCCGTGGGCGGCGGGATCCGCACCGTGGACGACATGCGGGCGGTGCTGCTGGCCGGGGCCGAGAAGGTGAGCGTCAACACCGCCGCCGTCCAGAACCCGCAGATCATCGACGAGGGGGCCCGCGCCTTCGGCAGCCAGTGCATCGTGGTCGGCATGGACGTGAAGCGAGTGGAGCGGTCGGCGCGCATCCCCTCCGGCTACGAGATCGTCATCCACGGCGGGCGGACCTACATGGGGATCGACGCCCTGGAGTGGGCCCGGGAAGCCGAGTCGCGGGGCGCCGGGGAGATCTGCCTCAACTCCATCGACGCCGACGGAACCCAGGAGGGCTACGAGATGACCCTCACCCGCCTCGTCACCGACGCCGTGAACATCCCGGTCATCGCCTCCGGGGGGGCCGGGCGGCCCGAGCACCTGGCCGACGTCCTCACCGAGGCCGGGGCCGACGCGGCCCTCATCGCCTCCATGACCCACTACGGCACCTACACGGTGGCCGAGATCAAGAACGAGCTCCACCGGCGGGGCATCCCCGTCCGGCTCCAGTGGTGA
- a CDS encoding exo-beta-N-acetylmuramidase NamZ family protein — MKGAAVRPGLEVFLADPPAWARGRRLGLLCHQASVDRRLRHARDLVAAALPGALRCLFSPQHGLYAEKQDNMVESPDRVDPVLGIPVFSLYGATREPLPEQLAHIDLLLVDLQDVGCRVYTYAWTLLLAMQAAARAGVAVAVLDRPNPVGGVHVEGNRLADDCRSFVGMSPIPMRHGLTLGELARYFAAGAAAGVELHVVPTAGWRRRMDFPATGLAWVWPSPNMPTLETARVYPGQVALEGTNLSEGRGTTRPFEVFGAPFVEPRRVAEALEGRLPPGVVLREQYFEPTFHKWRGETCGGFQLHVTDPEAFRPLRTTLVLLSVLWRLYPGEAAWREPPYEYETERLPIDLILGDRRLRAAVEAGADLRDFDALLSGDEADFTRERAARLLYPG; from the coding sequence GTGAAGGGCGCCGCCGTCCGGCCGGGGCTCGAGGTCTTCCTGGCCGACCCGCCCGCGTGGGCGCGCGGCCGGCGGCTCGGGCTCCTCTGCCACCAGGCCTCGGTGGACCGGCGCCTCCGCCACGCCCGGGACCTCGTCGCGGCGGCGCTGCCGGGGGCGCTTCGCTGCCTCTTCAGCCCCCAGCACGGCCTCTACGCCGAAAAGCAGGACAACATGGTGGAGTCTCCCGACCGGGTGGACCCGGTGCTCGGGATCCCCGTCTTCAGCCTCTACGGGGCCACGCGGGAGCCGCTCCCGGAGCAGCTCGCCCACATCGATCTCCTCCTGGTGGACCTCCAGGACGTCGGCTGCCGGGTCTATACCTATGCCTGGACCCTGCTTCTCGCCATGCAGGCCGCGGCCCGGGCCGGGGTCGCCGTGGCGGTGCTCGACCGGCCCAATCCCGTGGGCGGGGTGCACGTGGAGGGGAACCGGCTGGCCGACGACTGCCGATCCTTCGTGGGCATGTCGCCCATCCCCATGCGCCACGGGCTCACCCTGGGAGAGCTGGCGAGGTACTTCGCGGCCGGGGCCGCTGCGGGCGTGGAGCTCCACGTGGTCCCCACCGCCGGCTGGCGGCGCCGCATGGACTTTCCCGCCACGGGCCTCGCCTGGGTCTGGCCTTCCCCCAACATGCCCACCCTGGAGACGGCCCGGGTCTACCCGGGGCAGGTGGCCCTCGAGGGGACGAACCTCTCGGAGGGGCGGGGGACCACGCGGCCCTTCGAGGTCTTCGGGGCCCCCTTCGTGGAACCCCGGCGGGTGGCCGAGGCCCTGGAGGGGCGGCTCCCGCCCGGGGTGGTCCTCCGGGAGCAGTACTTCGAGCCCACCTTCCACAAGTGGCGGGGCGAGACCTGCGGCGGGTTCCAGCTCCACGTCACCGACCCCGAGGCGTTTCGGCCCCTCAGGACCACCCTGGTGCTGTTGTCGGTCCTCTGGCGGCTCTACCCCGGGGAGGCGGCCTGGAGAGAGCCGCCCTACGAGTACGAGACCGAGCGCCTCCCCATCGACCTCATCCTGGGGGATCGCCGGCTCCGGGCGGCCGTGGAGGCCGGCGCCGACCTCCGGGACTTCGACGCGCTCCTTTCCGGGGACGAGGCCGATTTCACCCGGGAGCGGGCGGCCCGTCTCCTCTACCCGGGGTGA